The region TAATAAGTCGGGATGATTCTTACTTTCTATCTTCCTTTTTGTACTTTCTTTGTCTTCATTTTTGTCAAGAATAGATGTAATAAAAATTTTAGCAGTTTTCTTTCTTCCGACTCCCTCTGGTCCAGAGAATAAATATGCAGTAGAAAGATGTTCTTTTGAAATAGCTGACTTTAAAATTTCAATTGCTAAATCTTGACCATATATATTTTTAAAATAATCCATTTTATTTGCTTTTTATTAGCTTTTTTATCTCAGATTGAATCTCGGATATAATTTTTTCTTTAGAGTTAATAGCAGATATTTTTTTCCATTTATTGTTCTTTGATAATGCTTGAAACCCTAGTGAAACATTTGATAAGAACTCTAAACCTTCTTTCTCAATTCGATCATCTTTTCTATTTTTTCTTCTTTTGATACTTTCTTCAACAGGTATATCTAGTAAAAATGTGATGTCTGGAGAAATACCTTGAGTGGCTATTTTTTCTAGATCTTTTATTAACTTTATATTTAACTTTCTTCCATAACCCTGATAAGCAAGGGTGGACCCACAAAATCTATCACTGATTACCCAATCCCCTTTATTCAAAGTTGGACGAATAATTTCATTTATATGTTGTGACCTATCTGCCGCATAAAGCAAAAGCTCAGTGATAGAATCTGGGCATTTTTCCTTAGAACTATTCAATAGAAGGGATCTTATGGATTTTCCTAATTGGGTTCCTCCTGGTTCTCTAGTGATAACAAATTTATTATTTTCAGGGATGAGGTCACTTTTAAGAAGCCATTTTGATAATTGATTGATTTGAGTGGTTTTTCCAGAGCCATCAATACCCTCAAAAACAATAAATTTCCCTTTCATTTTGACTTCAAGGATAAAGCATTAAATACGACACTTATAGAGCTCAAAGCCATAAGTAAAGCCGCTAAAGGGGGTGATAGCAATAAGCCAGTGGATGGTAAAAGTAATCCTGCCGCGATTGGTAAAGCAATTAAGTTGTATCCAAATGCCCATGCAAGATTTTGTTTTATTTTGAGCATTGCTTGTTTTGACATTTGTAAGGCATTTGGAAGGGCTTCTAAATTTTCTCCAAGTAAAACAAGATCAGAAGAGTCCTGAGCGATTTGAGTTCCTGTGCCTATTGCCACACCCAAGTCTGCAGCGGCAAGCGCTGGTGCATCATTAATTCCATCACCTATCATGGCAACTAAACCATTATTTTTTAATAAGTTCAACTTATTTAGCTTGTCTGAAGGTAACATTTGCCATGAAATTTGTTTTGCACTAAAACCTAATTTCTTTCCTAAAGATAAAACTGCGGAATCTCTATCGCCACTGAACAAATTTAATGAGAACCCCCTTGAACGTAATTTATTAATTGAAAGGAAAGCATCTTTTCTTACTTGGTCATCTATCAAGAAAAAGCCTAATAATTTGTTCTCCAGAGAAACTGCAACTATTGATTGAGCTTTTGTTTTTGAAAGCTTGAAATTATTTTCAATCATTTCATTCCATTCAATTCCCTCACTTTTGATCCATTCGGGAGTTCCGACTCTTATCAGTCCATTTGAATTATGAATTTTGCCAGCGAGTCCTTTTCCTGGATATGTAATTGACCTTGAGACTGTTCCTAGTTTAATTTCTTTTTTATGTGCTTCTTGAATAATTGCTTGTGCAAGCGGATGACGACTATCTTGTTCAATGCTTGCTGCTAATTTTAGCATTACATTCTTTTCTGACTCTTTGTTCTCCCAGTAGCCAACAACCAAAGGTCTTCCGATTGTGAGTGTTCCTGTTTTATCAAAAATAATTTGATTTATTTTTGATGCCATTTCTATGACATCTCCACCTTTGAACAGCCATCCTCGTTTAGCAGCTTCCCCTGAAGCAACTGTTATTACAGTTGGAGTGGCAAGTCCTAGTGCACATGGACAGGCCACAACTAAAACAGATATAGATAATTGAAATGACAGGCTGAGTGGTGTTTGAGGTGCATTCATTAAATGAGCATGCAAATGATGGCTTTGCATGAAACCAGTATTAGAGACTTCTAAAACTTCTGGCCATATCCTCGTACCTATTTTCCACCAAAAAAGAAAAGTCATCAAAGAAAGAGTTGTGACCCCATAGCAAAACATGCCTGCTACCTTGTCTGCTAATCCTTGAATTGGTGCTTTTCTAGCTTGGGCTTCTTCAACTAAATTTATTATTTTGGCTATAGCAGTATCAGATCCTATTTTTTGAACTTCTAAAATAATTGTTGACTCTAAATTTAGACTTCCAGACGGAAGCTCGACCCCTGGTTTTGCTTCTAGAGGTAAAGATTCACCAGTTAAACTTGAGACATCGATCGCCGAGTGTCCTTTTATAACCAAACCATCTACTGGGATTCGATCTCCCGCTAATAATTGAATTTTTTCACCTGGTTTCAGGGCACCTATTCTGATTTCACGAATTTCATTATTTTCTAAAATTAGATTGGCTGTTTCGGGTTGTAATTTTGATAATTCTTTTAATGCCGTGCCTGTGTTTACTCTTGCTCTTTCTTCTAGAAACCGTCCCAACAAAACAAATCCAAGAAGCATGACCGGTTCATTGAAAAAACATGGCCACCCAACTGTCGGCCAAATCAGGGCAATTATGCTGGCTATATAAGCACTGATTACACCAAGGCTGACTAAGGTGTCCATAGTTGGTGTAAGCATGATTGCTGACTTTAGACCTGCTTTTAGGATTGATTTGCCCGGCCCGAGTAGAGCAAATGTTGCGAGTGCAGCATGAAAAGGTAATGAACCAATCAGTGGAAAAGATATTTGTTCTCCCTCTATTAAATGTCCCAACCCAGAGAGGATTAGTAATGAAGTAGCGATTATTAGTTGTCGCCACTTATTCCATAAACTTTGATTTTCTTTTATCTCTAATTTGGCATTATTTAAAATTGTTTGATCGGGTCTTTCCCTTGATGGAAAACCCTTGGATGTAAGAGTTTGTATTAAATCTGATAAGGAATTATTAGGATCTTTAGTTTCTATAAAAGCCGTTTTTGTAACTAAATTCACGCTTGCATTATTTATGTTTGGATGGCTTTTAAGTATTTTTTCAACTGCTTGTACACAACTTCCACATTTCATGCCATCTACGTCAAGCAAAATTGAATTTTTGCTTTGGGCAATCTTTTTGTTGCTCAAGAGAATATAAATCTTAGATACTTACTCTAAATTTAATAAATAAAAAGCATGTTGCATTCATTTAATAATTTATTAATACATAAAAATTAGTTTCATTATTTCTATACATTTTTTCTATTTCCAGGCAGGATATAATTATATCTATTGATATTGGTTCAATCGTGCCTAGAAGTCAAAACAAAGACAATTTTCTTGATAAGGCCTTTACGAAAATGGCTGAGGGAATAGTGAAAGTGATGCCAATTGCCTCAAAAGAAAAAGAAGCCTATCTGTATTACCGAAAAGGATTAGCAGCTCAAAATGATGGGGATTACTCTGAGGCTCTTGAGTATTATGAAGAAAGCTTAAAACTTGAGGATAATCAAGTTGATAGAGGAGAGACATTAAAAAACATGGCAATAATTTATATGAGTAATGGAGATGAAGAGAAAGCGCTAAATACATATAAACAAGCTTTGGGACAAAATCCCAAACAACCTTCTTGCTTGAAAAATATGGGATTAATATATGAAAAGAGAGGCAGAATGGCTCAAAGAAATGGCAATCAAGATGAGTGTGATATCTGGTTTGATCAGGCAGCGGAGGTTTGGAGTAAAGCTGTTCGTTTATATCCAGGAGGATATTTAGATATAGAGAATTGGCTTAAGACTACAGGCAGAGGCAATGTTGATGTTTATTTGTAAGTAATCAAGACATGGATTAACTCTTATTTAAAGCATAGATTAAAGCTTCATTAATATTAGAAGCTTTTAATATTTTTAATTTTTTATTTGTTTCAAACTCTCTTGTATCTATTCCATCTGGGATAATTAATGTCTTATATCCAAGTCTTATGACTTCATTAATTCGTTGTTGCATTTGTCTTACTAATCTTAATTGACCAGCTAGACCTATTTCTCCTATAAAAACCACACCTTCTTCAAGTTCAACATCTTTAAAGCTTGAAACTATTGCAGCTGCTATTCCTAGATCAGCCCCTGGTTCTTCTACTTCTAACCCCCCAGCTACAGCTAAATAACAATCATATCTTGAGAGTGAGAGATTCATGTTTTTTTCTAGAACTGCCAAGATTTGATGAAGTCTGTTTATCTCAACACCAGTAGTGGTTCTTCTTGGACTTGAATAACTAGTAGGATTTAAAAGTGCTTGTATATCAATGGCTAATGGTCTTGTTCCTTCACAAGTAACGATTGTTGAAATTCCAGGTGCAGAGGTTTTACTTAAAAATAATTCGCTTGGATTAGATACCTCCGATAATCCATCTGCTTGCATTTCAAAGACTCCAAGCTCACAAGTTGCACCAAATCGATTTTTCACACCTCTTAGAAGTCTGTGCGAAGCAAATCGATCGCCCTCAAAAGTGAGTACTGCATCAACAAGATGCTCAAGAACTTTTGGTCCTGCTAACATTCCATCCTTTGTAACGTGACCTATTATCAAAAGTGATATGTTTTCTCGTTTGGCAATTTGCTGTAAAGCCGCGGAACATTCTCTAACTTGAGCAACTGAGCCAGGCGAACTGGATAAGTTTTGATCATGCAAAGCTTGAATGCTATCAATCACTGCAACGTCTGGCTTCAAATAATTAAGCTCTTTTATAACTAGCTCTAGGTCTGTCTCTGCGAGTAAATGAAGATTTGATGCGGAATCTTCGATTCGATTCCATCTGAGTTTTACTTGTTGAGCAGATTCTTCAGCAGCCACATAAAGAACCGATCTGTGATGGGCCATTGCAGTCGCGCTTTGCAAAATAAGAGTGCTTTTCCCAATCCCTGGGTCTCCACCAATTAATACAAGTGATCCAGGCACTAAACCACCTCCAAGTACCCTGTCTAATTCTCCATATCCACTTGGAATTCGATCAATAATTTGCTTTTTTGTTAGGCTTATTAGTTCTGAACGATAGGGAGATTTTTCATTAGGAGAATTAATCTTTGTGTAAATAGATTTATCTGATTTTTGATTGATTTTTTCTTCTATTATTGAGTTCCATTCTCCACAATTGTTGCAGCGGCCAAAGAATTGCCTGGTTTGAGCACCGCAACTTTGACAGACATAAATAGAGACAGAACGAGACACTTAGTTGTAAAAAGGAAGTTGGCTGTAGTTGAATAAAGATAGTGATCTTTAAATGTTGGTGAACCTTCACTTAAGATCTTGTCGCAGCCGCCAAAGCTAAGGAACAAATGACGGCCACAAGTCCCTCAAAGGAAACCATCCTCGTAGCTGATGATGAGGCAAGTATTAGGAGGATCCTAGAAACCCGCCTATCTATGATTGGCTATCAGG is a window of Prochlorococcus marinus str. MIT 0917 DNA encoding:
- the tmk gene encoding dTMP kinase, with the protein product MKGKFIVFEGIDGSGKTTQINQLSKWLLKSDLIPENNKFVITREPGGTQLGKSIRSLLLNSSKEKCPDSITELLLYAADRSQHINEIIRPTLNKGDWVISDRFCGSTLAYQGYGRKLNIKLIKDLEKIATQGISPDITFLLDIPVEESIKRRKNRKDDRIEKEGLEFLSNVSLGFQALSKNNKWKKISAINSKEKIISEIQSEIKKLIKSK
- a CDS encoding heavy metal translocating P-type ATPase yields the protein MSNKKIAQSKNSILLDVDGMKCGSCVQAVEKILKSHPNINNASVNLVTKTAFIETKDPNNSLSDLIQTLTSKGFPSRERPDQTILNNAKLEIKENQSLWNKWRQLIIATSLLILSGLGHLIEGEQISFPLIGSLPFHAALATFALLGPGKSILKAGLKSAIMLTPTMDTLVSLGVISAYIASIIALIWPTVGWPCFFNEPVMLLGFVLLGRFLEERARVNTGTALKELSKLQPETANLILENNEIREIRIGALKPGEKIQLLAGDRIPVDGLVIKGHSAIDVSSLTGESLPLEAKPGVELPSGSLNLESTIILEVQKIGSDTAIAKIINLVEEAQARKAPIQGLADKVAGMFCYGVTTLSLMTFLFWWKIGTRIWPEVLEVSNTGFMQSHHLHAHLMNAPQTPLSLSFQLSISVLVVACPCALGLATPTVITVASGEAAKRGWLFKGGDVIEMASKINQIIFDKTGTLTIGRPLVVGYWENKESEKNVMLKLAASIEQDSRHPLAQAIIQEAHKKEIKLGTVSRSITYPGKGLAGKIHNSNGLIRVGTPEWIKSEGIEWNEMIENNFKLSKTKAQSIVAVSLENKLLGFFLIDDQVRKDAFLSINKLRSRGFSLNLFSGDRDSAVLSLGKKLGFSAKQISWQMLPSDKLNKLNLLKNNGLVAMIGDGINDAPALAAADLGVAIGTGTQIAQDSSDLVLLGENLEALPNALQMSKQAMLKIKQNLAWAFGYNLIALPIAAGLLLPSTGLLLSPPLAALLMALSSISVVFNALSLKSK
- a CDS encoding photosystem I assembly protein Ycf3, producing MPRSQNKDNFLDKAFTKMAEGIVKVMPIASKEKEAYLYYRKGLAAQNDGDYSEALEYYEESLKLEDNQVDRGETLKNMAIIYMSNGDEEKALNTYKQALGQNPKQPSCLKNMGLIYEKRGRMAQRNGNQDECDIWFDQAAEVWSKAVRLYPGGYLDIENWLKTTGRGNVDVYL
- the radA gene encoding DNA repair protein RadA, with the translated sequence MSRSVSIYVCQSCGAQTRQFFGRCNNCGEWNSIIEEKINQKSDKSIYTKINSPNEKSPYRSELISLTKKQIIDRIPSGYGELDRVLGGGLVPGSLVLIGGDPGIGKSTLILQSATAMAHHRSVLYVAAEESAQQVKLRWNRIEDSASNLHLLAETDLELVIKELNYLKPDVAVIDSIQALHDQNLSSSPGSVAQVRECSAALQQIAKRENISLLIIGHVTKDGMLAGPKVLEHLVDAVLTFEGDRFASHRLLRGVKNRFGATCELGVFEMQADGLSEVSNPSELFLSKTSAPGISTIVTCEGTRPLAIDIQALLNPTSYSSPRRTTTGVEINRLHQILAVLEKNMNLSLSRYDCYLAVAGGLEVEEPGADLGIAAAIVSSFKDVELEEGVVFIGEIGLAGQLRLVRQMQQRINEVIRLGYKTLIIPDGIDTREFETNKKLKILKASNINEALIYALNKS